A window of Kocuria sp. TGY1127_2 genomic DNA:
CACCAGGTCAACGACCGCCATACCCATGCGGGTGGCCAAGACGCGGTCGAATCCGGTGGGGGCGCCGCCCCGCTGGATATGCCCCAGCGTCGTATTGCGAGCTTCGATGCCGGTCATACGCTCGATCTCGTGCGTGACGTACTCGCCGATCCCACCCAATCGGGGACGGCCGTCCTTCTCGAGGCCTTTTTCATGCACGACTTCGTCGAATCCTTCGGGAATGAAGCCTTCGGCGACGACGACGAGCGGTGAACGGCCTCGCTCATGAACCTCGCGCACCCAGTCCGCTACTTGCGTCATGGGCACCTTCTGTTCCGGGATGAGCACGGCGTGGGCGCCCGCCGACATCCCGGAATGCAACGCGATCCAGCCAACGTGTCGGCCCATGACCTCCGCGACCATGCACCTGTGGTGAGACTCCCCGGTTGTGCGAAGTCGGTCCATGGCATCCGTTGCGATGGAGACGGCCGTGTCGAAACCGAAGGTGTAATCCGTTGCGCTGAGGTCATTGTCGATGGTTTTGGGCACCCCGACGACGGGAAGCCCGGCATCGGCCAAACGTTTCGCGCCTGCCAAAGTCCCCTCGCCGCCGATCGCGACGATCGCGTCGATCGCATTGCGCTCGAGCATGATGGAAATCTTGTCCGGGCCACCGTTGGGTCCGTCGAAAGGATTGGTCCGTGACGTACCCAAGATAGTTCCGCCGGTGCGGGCCAATCCGCGGACTCGCGTGCGCGGCAGATCCATAATGTCGCCCTCGACCACACCTCTCCAGCCGTCCCGGAAACCCACGAATTCGTCGTCGTAGGTTTTGACGCCGTTGAGCACCGCACCTCGAATCACGGCATTGAGTCCGGGGCAATCGCCACCGCTTGTCAGAAGTCCGATTTTCATGGGGTCTCCTCGCTACGAGCCAACCAAAGTGTCTGCTTTCAGTGTAGCGAACAGTTGGGAATTTGTGGATATCCAACGCACAAGAAATGCCTAGACCGCCCCGATATATGTGGGTCATCGGGGCGGTCTGTTCATGGCTATGTTGTTTTATGTTGTTTTTCCGGGCAAGAGGCTCGAGTCTGTCCGTTCCGCAGTCGCGACGAGGGCGCTCAGCGCTGTGCGCCCGCGAGCAGCTTCTGGATGCGGGTCACGCCCTCCTCGAGGTCGGAGTCCGCCAGTGCATACGAGAGGCGAAGGTACCCCGAGGGGCCGAACGCCTCGCCCGGAACCACGGCAACCTCGGCTTCCTCGAGAATGACCTCGGCGAGATCGGTGGAAGAATTGATCTTCTTGCCCGCAATGGTGCTTCCGATGAGGCCCGTGACATCAGGGTAAGCGTAGAAAGCGCCCTTAGGGGTGGGGCATGTGATTCCATTGATCGCGTTGAGGCCCTTGACGATGCTCTGGCGCCGTCGGTCGAAAGCCTCTTTCATCTCCTCGACGGTATCCATCGGTTGGGTGATCGCGGCCAATGCGGCCCTCTGGGCAATGTTGTTCACGTTGGACGTCAGATGGGACTGGAGATTCGAAGCAGCCTTGATGACGTCGGCCGGGCCGATCATCCATCCCACACGCCAGCCGGTCATAGCGTACGTCTTGGCTACTCCATTGAGGACGATGACGTTCTCACCCAACTCGGGTGCCGCCGTCGCGATCGAGGTGAAGGGCGTCTGATCGTACGTCAGGTGCTCGTAGATTTCGTCCGCGATGACGAAGATCCCCTTTTCGGCGGCCCAACGTCCAATCGCCGTGGTTTCTTCCGGGCTGTACACGGCGCCCGTGGGATTGGACGGAGATACGAAGATGAGGGCTTTGGTGCGGTCAGAATACGCTGCCTCGAGCTGGTCGACCGTTACCTTGTACTCCTGCTCGGAGCCAGCGAAGACCTCGACGGGATTGCCGCCGGCCAAGCGGATCGCCTCGGGGTACGTGGTCCAGTAGGGGGCTGGCAACAGGACATCGTCGCCCTCCTCGATCACGGCAGCGAAGGCCTCGTACACGGCTTGTTTCCCGCCATTGGTCACGATCACCTGGGACGGATCCACCGAGTACTTCGAGTCTCTCAAGGTCTTCTCCGCGATGGCTTTGCGCAATTCCGGAAGGCCCGCGGCCGGCGTGTAACGGAAGTTTGCGGGGTCGTTCAAAGCCTCGCGGGCCGCATTCACAATGGGGCTGGGGGTCGCAAAATCTGGCTCGCCCGCCCCGAAGCCGATCACGGGCCGTCCCTCGGCCTTGAGTGCCTTGGCCTTCGAGTCCACGGCCAGAGTGGCGGATGGGGCTATGGCTGCAATGCGCGCGGAGATGCGTTCGTGGGACGGCATGGTGCTCACTTTCGTCGAAGACGGTTCCGGATAGCCGCACCGGCTTGCGCGGCGCGTCGGTGCTACGGACAATCCTATGCGTCGTGCCGTCCAGGAAACACGCCCGGAGTGGTTCTTGTGGAAAGTTTCCTGCCGGAGAGCCTCGAAGGTTCCGAGGCCGGCGAGCAGGGAGTGAGGCGAATGCGAATTCATGAATTGCGGTGCTTGGCCAAAGCCGCTAAAGTTGACGTTCGGTGCTCGCCACCGAGGATTGCGTATGCCCGTGCGGCACATGCGTACCTGAAGGCGAATGGTGGTTTTCCGCCGAAGGGCAGTGGCGCAATTGGTAGCGCAGCGGTCTCCAAAACCGCAGGTTGCAGGTTCGAGTCCTGTCTGCCCTGCATTATCATCCCCTCACGAAGACCCAATTCGTGGCATATAGTCGAGAGCGTTGCATAACGTCCAAGCCATAACGAACGAAAGGGGCGGTACCGAATGGCTAGAGCTGCCGCTGCGGGAGCCGCCGAGGAAGATGCCAGCACCGAGAAGCGCGGCTTCTTCGGACGTATTTTTCTCTTCTTCAAACAAGTCATTGCTGAGCTGAAAAAGGTCGTCAGCCCCACCAAGCGCGAACTCCTGAACTACGTCATCATCGTCCTGGTGTTCGTCGCTTTCATGCTGTTGTTGATCTTCGGCCTCGACTACCTGTTCGGCCAAGGAGCCTTCTGGCTCTTCGGCGATGGTAGCTTCGGTCAGAAGCCCACGGGCGCCCAAGGCTA
This region includes:
- a CDS encoding 6-phosphofructokinase gives rise to the protein MKIGLLTSGGDCPGLNAVIRGAVLNGVKTYDDEFVGFRDGWRGVVEGDIMDLPRTRVRGLARTGGTILGTSRTNPFDGPNGGPDKISIMLERNAIDAIVAIGGEGTLAGAKRLADAGLPVVGVPKTIDNDLSATDYTFGFDTAVSIATDAMDRLRTTGESHHRCMVAEVMGRHVGWIALHSGMSAGAHAVLIPEQKVPMTQVADWVREVHERGRSPLVVVAEGFIPEGFDEVVHEKGLEKDGRPRLGGIGEYVTHEIERMTGIEARNTTLGHIQRGGAPTGFDRVLATRMGMAVVDLVHDKEWGKMVALHSTDINRVDFAEALSGLKSVPQNRWDEAKVLFGR
- a CDS encoding pyridoxal phosphate-dependent aminotransferase gives rise to the protein MPSHERISARIAAIAPSATLAVDSKAKALKAEGRPVIGFGAGEPDFATPSPIVNAAREALNDPANFRYTPAAGLPELRKAIAEKTLRDSKYSVDPSQVIVTNGGKQAVYEAFAAVIEEGDDVLLPAPYWTTYPEAIRLAGGNPVEVFAGSEQEYKVTVDQLEAAYSDRTKALIFVSPSNPTGAVYSPEETTAIGRWAAEKGIFVIADEIYEHLTYDQTPFTSIATAAPELGENVIVLNGVAKTYAMTGWRVGWMIGPADVIKAASNLQSHLTSNVNNIAQRAALAAITQPMDTVEEMKEAFDRRRQSIVKGLNAINGITCPTPKGAFYAYPDVTGLIGSTIAGKKINSSTDLAEVILEEAEVAVVPGEAFGPSGYLRLSYALADSDLEEGVTRIQKLLAGAQR
- the secE gene encoding preprotein translocase subunit SecE, with translation MARAAAAGAAEEDASTEKRGFFGRIFLFFKQVIAELKKVVSPTKRELLNYVIIVLVFVAFMLLLIFGLDYLFGQGAFWLFGDGSFGQKPTGAQG